One region of Mytilus trossulus isolate FHL-02 unplaced genomic scaffold, PNRI_Mtr1.1.1.hap1 h1tg000110l__unscaffolded, whole genome shotgun sequence genomic DNA includes:
- the LOC134699999 gene encoding putative nuclease HARBI1 has product MAALLMPPLRPRKDRVFRGTISHLTNLNDDELRRRYRFGKDSIAYLCNLLQDRLKRPTNKATALTVEQQVCIALRLYASGSFLQVIGDTLGYDKGTVSRVVNDVTDALIDIKDDFVSWPTDVDSINKIKCGFYRQSNFPNVLGCIDCTHVRIQAPSDDEPSFVNRKGYHSINVQAVCDFEGRFTNIFANWPGSTHDSHIFNTSTLSNHLQTNHRGLIDGVILGYSGYACRPYLLTPYANPTERHQQRFNGCHASTRSVIERTFGILKRRFHVLHSEVYLY; this is encoded by the exons ATGGCTGCTTTGTTAATGCCACCACTGAGACCCAGAAAGGACAGAGTTTTTAGAGGAACTATTTCacatttaacaaatttaaatgatGATGAACTTAGAAGGAGGTATAGATTTGGCAAGGACTCAATTGCTTACCTTTGTAATCTTCTACAAGACAGACTCAAAAGGCCAACTAATAAAGCAACAGCACTGACCGTTGAACAGCAAGTATGTATTGCACTGCGTCTCTATGCATCCGGCTCATTCTTGCAAGTTATCGGAGATACATTGGGGTATGACAAAGGAACAGTTTCTCGTGTTGTAAATGATGTGACAGATGCCTTGATTGACATTAAGGACGATTTTGTGAGTTGGCCTACAGATGTGGATTCTATCAACAAGATCAAATGTGGGTTTTACAGGCAAAGCAACTTTCCGAATGTTTTGGGGTGCATTGACTGCACACATGTGAGAATACAGGCACCATCAGATGATGAACCATCCTTTGTAAACAGAAAGGGGTACCACAGCATAAATGTGCAAGCTGTCTGTGATTTTGAAG GCAGGTTTACCAATATATTTGCAAACTGGCCAGGCTCCACTCACGACTCCCACATATTCAACACATCAACTTTGTCTAATCACCTCCAGACAAATCACAGGGGACTGATAGATGGTGTTATTCTTGGGTACAGTGGATATGCTTGTCGCCCTTACCTGCTTACTCCATATGCCAATCCAACAGAGAGACACCAGCAAAGGTTCAACGGATGCCATGCCAGTACTAGATCCGTTATAGAGAGGACTTTTGGTATTTTGAAAAGACGGTTTCATGTCCTTCATTCTGaggtatatttatattaa